A region of Eschrichtius robustus isolate mEscRob2 chromosome 19, mEscRob2.pri, whole genome shotgun sequence DNA encodes the following proteins:
- the LOC137752483 gene encoding zinc finger protein 83-like, with amino-acid sequence MVKRVSSSVQTSISNIYRSDFKHASIMTQGQKAHRERPFKCNKCGKTFLQISYLNRHQTIHTAEKSHKCDVYGKVFIQKSYLTTHQRIHTGEKPYRYNECWKTFSCVSHCTEHQRIHTGAKPYQCDVCGKCFHRSSHLSFHKRIHTGEKPYKCNECGKTFLWHSYLRGHVIIHTGDSLYKCDVCGNVFRQNSNLVRHRRIHTGEKPYKCNECGKTFLWPSYLRGHEIIHTGDSLYKCDVCGNAFRQNSNLVRHRRILTGEKPYQCNECGKFFCEKAHLTSHHQRIHS; translated from the exons ATGGTTAAGA GAGTTTCTTCTAGTGTCCAAACCAGCATTTCTAATATATATCGGAGTGATTTTAAGCACGCTTCAATAATGACACAAGGCCAGAAAGCACACAGGGAAAGACCTTTCAAATGTAATAAGTGCGGGAAAACCTTTCTTCAGATAtcatacctaaatagacatcagACCATCCATACAGCAGAGAAATCACATAAATGTGATGTTTATGGAAAAGTCTTTATTCAAAAATCATACCTTACAACTCATCAGAGAatccatactggagagaaaccatacAGATATAATGAGTGTTGGAAAACCTTTTCTTGTGTCTCTCACTGCACAGAACATCAGAGAATCCATACAGGTGCAAAACCATATCAATGTGATGTATGTGGGAAATGCTTTCATCGAAGTTCACACCTTTCAt TTCataagagaattcatactggagagaaaccttacaaatgtaatgagtgtgggaAAACCTTTCTTTGGCACTCATATCTCAGGGGTCATGTGATAATCCATACAGGAGACAGTCTATATAAATGTGATGTATGTGGCAACGTGTTCCGTCAGAATTCAAATCTGGTAAGACATcggagaattcatactggagagaaaccttacaaatgtaatgagtgtgggaAAACCTTTCTTTGGCCCTCATATCTCAGGGGTCATGAGATAATCCATACAGGAGACAGTCTATATAAATGTGATGTATGTGGCAATGCATTCCGTCAGAATTCAAATCTGGTAAGACATCGGAGAATtcttactggagagaaaccttaccaatgtaatgagtgtggcaaGTTCTTTTGTGAAAAAGCACACCTTACAAGTCATCATCAGAGAATTCATTCTTGA